One Cytophagia bacterium CHB2 DNA window includes the following coding sequences:
- a CDS encoding TonB family protein, translating into MSQVTLKDNMPAQSSTQRQHEGTPRSGLVFPKEFEYNWWQTLDRRFSVTLVASLIIHFLVIVYFVKNPPTHDVARVQEQFARLVLEKASSETQFVETPLDVAPDELPSEEPTASTVRTPTGIVNPGASRRTTGQSSGQGDDTGEPGGGGGEIAGTSGPAAGGRRSRAVIREQVGNQGLLGLLTSNSGMASGNEAADLLGDHNPNANLDEALAGVSGIKRAGSSSEAEGGAGAEGSGVGSGGPGKGRVRGGRETGGGNIDALVQGLGEGKAKGVSRSGELVITSEKPLIETEEGQVGGTGRDAESIQAVVASHSPAIEYCYQRAIKRDPNLKGKVVVRFVITPQGTVESATIISKSSTNSEVEDCILSRIRRWDDFGAIDPKKGNTTVRQVYTFGY; encoded by the coding sequence TTGAGCCAAGTAACCCTGAAGGACAATATGCCGGCGCAGAGCAGCACGCAACGACAGCATGAGGGCACACCGAGGTCTGGCCTCGTATTCCCGAAGGAATTCGAGTACAATTGGTGGCAAACGCTTGATCGCCGCTTTTCAGTGACGCTGGTTGCCTCTCTGATCATCCATTTTCTCGTCATTGTTTATTTTGTAAAAAATCCGCCAACACACGATGTGGCGCGGGTGCAAGAGCAGTTTGCCCGGCTTGTCTTGGAAAAGGCGTCAAGCGAAACCCAATTTGTCGAAACACCGTTGGATGTCGCGCCTGATGAGTTACCCTCAGAGGAGCCGACGGCGAGTACTGTTCGCACGCCTACGGGCATCGTCAATCCCGGAGCGTCGCGGCGAACAACAGGGCAAAGCAGCGGCCAGGGAGATGACACCGGAGAGCCGGGAGGTGGAGGCGGTGAAATTGCCGGAACGAGTGGCCCGGCAGCGGGCGGGCGGCGCTCACGCGCAGTTATTCGAGAACAAGTTGGCAATCAAGGCCTGCTCGGCCTGTTGACGAGCAACAGCGGAATGGCGAGTGGTAACGAAGCGGCTGATTTGCTTGGTGATCACAATCCCAACGCCAATCTCGACGAAGCTCTTGCAGGCGTTAGCGGCATCAAACGCGCCGGCAGCAGCAGCGAGGCTGAAGGCGGAGCCGGTGCGGAAGGCAGTGGCGTTGGCTCGGGAGGGCCTGGTAAAGGCCGTGTCCGCGGCGGTCGTGAAACTGGCGGCGGCAATATTGACGCTTTGGTACAAGGGCTGGGCGAAGGCAAGGCCAAAGGCGTGAGCCGCTCGGGTGAGCTGGTGATCACCAGTGAAAAGCCGTTGATCGAAACGGAAGAAGGGCAAGTGGGCGGCACCGGCCGCGATGCCGAATCCATTCAGGCAGTGGTGGCAAGTCATAGTCCGGCGATTGAATATTGCTATCAGCGCGCTATCAAACGTGACCCGAATCTCAAAGGCAAAGTTGTCGTGAGATTCGTAATTACACCACAAGGCACTGTCGAAAGCGCGACAATCATTTCCAAGAGCAGCACGAATTCTGAAGTGGAAGATTGTATTCTGAGTCGCATCCGGCGGTGGGATGATTTTGGTGCAATCGACCCCAAAAAGGGCAATACGACTGTTAGACAGGTGTACACCTTCGGTTACTGA
- a CDS encoding biopolymer transporter ExbD, with product MAFKPSKRRHIKEESTELNLTPIMNLMVVMIPLLLSSAQFIKIGIIELNLPPAAGATAGMASGSAPKEAQRKLDLTVSITDQGFYISSAAAMLTGATATGPTIPIQTNGEYDFQALSQKLHEIKQNIGNGFSDSESIIIQAENKIRYQVLVSTMDAARMIRLEGGPMILFPQVSLSAGVI from the coding sequence ATGGCTTTTAAACCTTCGAAGCGCCGGCACATCAAGGAGGAGAGCACGGAATTAAATCTCACGCCCATCATGAATTTGATGGTGGTGATGATTCCGTTGCTGCTCTCGTCGGCGCAGTTCATCAAGATCGGCATCATTGAGCTGAATTTGCCGCCGGCCGCCGGCGCAACCGCCGGCATGGCGAGCGGCAGCGCGCCCAAAGAAGCGCAGCGCAAACTGGATCTCACAGTGTCGATCACCGATCAGGGCTTCTATATTTCCAGCGCGGCGGCAATGCTCACGGGCGCAACGGCGACCGGGCCGACCATTCCCATCCAAACAAACGGCGAGTATGATTTTCAAGCGCTTTCCCAAAAGCTCCATGAGATCAAACAAAATATTGGCAACGGCTTCTCGGATTCCGAATCCATCATCATTCAGGCTGAGAATAAGATCCGTTACCAAGTACTGGTCAGCACGATGGACGCGGCGCGCATGATACGCCTCGAAGGTGGGCCCATGATTCTTTTTCCGCAAGTGTCTTTGAGCGCCGGCGTCATCTGA
- a CDS encoding MotA/TolQ/ExbB proton channel family protein, translating to MDSFIEAFRWEADGAPYMYAILVVGAFAAAIAIERFYFLMVRSNINASKFMSEIRKLVRAGEYKKALALCDAAPEKALAQVVGASLRRVAEQEVTDFRAIQNSVDESTLEVIPRLNQRTSFLAMLANVATLLGLMGTIWGLILAFKAVSSPGIDAAEKARMLAAGISAAMNTTLMGLAVAIPAVLIYTFLFNKTAKIIDEIDEHTVKLINLLTGNK from the coding sequence ATGGATAGTTTTATCGAAGCCTTTCGGTGGGAAGCCGACGGCGCCCCCTACATGTATGCCATTCTCGTCGTTGGCGCTTTCGCAGCAGCGATCGCCATTGAGCGCTTCTATTTTCTGATGGTACGCTCGAACATCAACGCCAGCAAATTCATGTCCGAGATTCGCAAGCTCGTACGCGCCGGCGAATACAAGAAAGCCCTGGCCTTGTGTGACGCAGCGCCGGAAAAGGCGTTGGCGCAAGTCGTGGGCGCCAGCTTGCGCCGCGTGGCGGAGCAGGAAGTGACGGATTTTCGCGCCATTCAAAACAGTGTGGACGAAAGCACGCTGGAAGTGATTCCGCGGTTGAATCAGCGCACCAGTTTTTTGGCCATGCTCGCCAACGTGGCAACGTTGCTCGGCCTTATGGGCACCATCTGGGGTTTGATTCTCGCCTTCAAGGCGGTTTCATCTCCGGGAATTGATGCGGCGGAGAAGGCGCGCATGCTCGCGGCCGGCATCAGTGCGGCAATGAATACAACATTGATGGGTTTGGCCGTGGCCATTCCAGCCGTGTTGATTTACACGTTTTTGTTCAACAAAACCGCAAAGATCATCGATGAGATCGACGAGCACACCGTGAAGCTGATCAATCTTCTCACCGGGAATAAATAG
- a CDS encoding tetratricopeptide repeat protein — MILNYRTPNISQKKQAFAQQRATLPATKLLALTCLLGVALAANDHAFGQIVRDTPFTAPSRQPDAGKTISRLNPDSTLRSYTIDELLEYKDFYERQRLRTERERVLLREKGIRDMETFLNSHPKSKVKDKVILRLAELYYEKSLESYAVAQEHYSRQLAKLDSGLVTETPVEPKKDFTPSLTLYRRILDEHADSPLRDDAAYNIAFLTEDLGPREQAVKLYQDFIQTYRDSRYIPDALFRVAEYYFNPPKSSLDSAIAIYQQVLKYGDSPKYDEALYRLGWAHYKFNNYPQAISYFTLLADDLHRAKKHDPKNQITNPGLLEESIEYIGISFLDYEGPDKAAQYLADLGGREYGIDILMRIGDIYMTVKEEHENAIRAFRLLLRMYPNAPKAPTVRAKIAEAYRALDDEQMAYMQRDSLFMDYREGTSWWTNNTSEDIRKEGKSLAERALRENVNLLLKRADEYNDNNLYAQAVNDSRKYLVAFPKDTMAALIHWNLALTLDAKLKQPPEAFKEYIEISNRYWNSRFQKLAAENAVALSQEMASADTMRRPQVLPLKLGEMKAAVEMNRDSLRQALKLEAIPMSVGEENLATALDNYIKLFPHESQTAERLAQAGALYYNKNEFAGALKYFKTLLKHFPQSTDAPYAEYLVMESYFGKLDYKSCEIVAKRIKLNSPNREYAVKAEKRLAESIFLQAEDLAHIEQHVRAGEEYRRVYEEVPNAEFADLALYNAGLEFDQAREYRRAVETYALLTDNFPKSPHYLSGLNNMAYDYGELNDFLNAAITFERLANEEPDAAKAETSLFNASVNFVRAQDWERAIRVNRKFVDKYPGSKDADDLFYDIANYHLKLDQLEEANNVYGEYAVRFPDSPRVVETFYRRGEYFEWKGLLPQARAEYEKAMGKSDEFRSREMDYNDFFSGEALFRLTELKFRDFAEVRFKLPKAQMDASKDRKKNSLIDIVNGYTRVASFGTLRLYEATHKIGAAYEEFAQTWADQEIPEVDENRRIVAKKEINQAATDLYERSLQSYKHAALALERLASQYNNPPDTTVRNAKLALEDTTVQVARRWIQRSKDKVSEVIYDIAELNSASMKQLLDAPTPENMDKITALEFRNQLLSKFVKPLVAQTIQAHQRNLKECDSLGIESAWLDLSRRKIIETNNALAREYVGLSKRAMSQYAGDIGTYKNMIATADFQADDVKEEMANLIDFGRSFAKAAVQSYLETLNSAKQADLHARALEDTEDQLLSFVFSHARQVDSLAAVANAERLAFEERLRRESKDQFQDAVFTFEENNFALTDSKKEILEAGFLAMRDHSIENPWSEKITLTLVRSDPAKYAQELNLAIADTTIKTDETWSVTAQYARNWTAIDYAAAQWQAAQALEASTAFSGYDAKRVWLPGDRQAEAPPDSSSGAPRVEKAANVSSVSRSNVKTAYFRKAFELKGLPVFGQIQVQADDSYNLFVNGEYIAQVMNSAANGGKTNIHDFSNFLKGGINVVAFEVRDTDNSGGGLEAVIFLKTLPAWEKHQTEAQLKKERYEEMLIFERGIVPNLK, encoded by the coding sequence ATGATCTTGAATTATCGCACCCCCAACATATCGCAAAAAAAGCAGGCGTTCGCGCAACAACGCGCCACGTTGCCGGCTACCAAACTGCTCGCGCTGACCTGCTTGCTCGGCGTCGCGCTGGCGGCGAACGATCACGCTTTTGGCCAGATTGTTCGCGATACGCCCTTCACCGCGCCCTCACGCCAGCCGGACGCAGGGAAAACCATTTCGCGTTTGAATCCGGATTCGACCTTGCGATCCTATACGATCGACGAGCTGCTCGAATACAAGGATTTTTATGAACGCCAGCGGCTGCGCACCGAACGCGAACGCGTGTTGTTGCGCGAAAAAGGCATTCGGGACATGGAGACTTTTTTGAATAGCCACCCAAAAAGCAAAGTGAAAGACAAAGTCATTTTGCGCCTGGCTGAGCTGTACTATGAAAAGTCTCTCGAAAGCTATGCGGTCGCCCAGGAGCATTATTCGCGGCAACTTGCCAAGCTCGATTCCGGCCTGGTGACGGAAACCCCGGTCGAGCCGAAAAAGGATTTTACGCCCTCGCTGACGCTGTATCGCCGCATTTTGGATGAGCATGCCGATAGTCCGCTGCGCGACGATGCGGCATACAACATTGCATTCTTAACCGAGGATCTCGGTCCACGCGAGCAAGCAGTCAAGCTCTATCAGGATTTCATTCAAACGTATCGCGACAGTCGCTATATCCCTGATGCGCTCTTTCGGGTGGCGGAGTATTATTTCAACCCTCCCAAAAGCTCGCTCGACAGCGCCATCGCCATTTATCAACAAGTGTTGAAATACGGCGATAGCCCGAAATACGACGAGGCCCTGTACCGTCTCGGCTGGGCGCACTACAAATTCAACAACTATCCGCAGGCGATTTCTTATTTCACGCTGCTGGCGGACGACCTGCATCGCGCCAAGAAGCATGATCCCAAAAATCAAATCACCAACCCTGGCCTGCTGGAAGAATCGATTGAATACATTGGCATCTCGTTTCTTGACTATGAAGGCCCGGACAAGGCCGCGCAATATCTCGCGGATCTCGGGGGACGGGAATACGGCATCGATATTCTCATGCGCATCGGCGACATTTACATGACCGTAAAAGAAGAGCACGAGAATGCGATCCGTGCCTTTCGCCTGTTGTTGCGCATGTATCCCAACGCGCCGAAAGCTCCGACCGTGCGCGCCAAAATTGCCGAGGCTTATCGCGCGCTCGATGATGAACAAATGGCTTATATGCAGCGCGACAGCTTGTTCATGGATTATCGCGAAGGCACGTCTTGGTGGACAAACAATACTTCTGAAGATATTCGGAAGGAAGGCAAATCCTTGGCGGAGCGTGCGCTGCGCGAGAACGTCAATCTCTTGCTCAAGCGAGCGGATGAGTATAACGACAACAATCTCTATGCGCAAGCGGTGAACGACAGCCGCAAATATCTCGTGGCGTTTCCCAAAGATACGATGGCGGCGTTGATTCATTGGAATCTCGCTTTGACGTTGGATGCCAAACTCAAACAACCTCCCGAGGCGTTTAAAGAGTATATTGAAATCAGCAATCGGTATTGGAACAGCCGTTTCCAGAAGCTGGCGGCCGAGAATGCCGTGGCGTTGTCGCAGGAAATGGCAAGCGCGGATACCATGCGCCGGCCGCAGGTGTTGCCGTTGAAGCTCGGCGAAATGAAAGCTGCCGTGGAGATGAACCGCGACAGTTTGCGCCAGGCTCTGAAGCTGGAGGCGATTCCGATGTCGGTCGGCGAAGAAAACCTGGCGACAGCCTTGGATAATTATATCAAGCTCTTCCCCCATGAGTCGCAAACCGCGGAGCGCTTGGCGCAAGCCGGTGCGCTGTACTATAACAAGAATGAATTCGCCGGCGCCTTGAAGTATTTTAAAACATTGCTCAAGCATTTCCCGCAAAGCACGGATGCGCCTTATGCCGAGTATCTTGTAATGGAGAGTTACTTCGGCAAGCTTGATTACAAAAGCTGCGAAATCGTGGCCAAGCGCATCAAGCTCAATTCGCCGAATCGTGAATATGCCGTAAAGGCGGAGAAGCGCCTGGCAGAATCCATTTTCTTGCAAGCCGAGGATTTGGCGCATATCGAACAACATGTGCGCGCCGGTGAAGAATACCGCCGGGTGTATGAAGAGGTGCCGAATGCGGAATTTGCCGATCTTGCCCTGTACAACGCCGGACTTGAATTCGATCAAGCGCGCGAGTATCGCCGCGCGGTCGAAACGTATGCCCTTTTGACGGACAATTTTCCGAAGTCGCCGCATTATCTCAGCGGCTTGAATAACATGGCGTATGACTACGGCGAATTGAATGATTTTCTCAATGCCGCGATCACGTTCGAACGCCTGGCGAACGAAGAGCCGGACGCCGCCAAAGCAGAGACCAGCTTGTTCAATGCCAGCGTGAATTTTGTGCGCGCCCAGGATTGGGAACGCGCCATCCGCGTCAATCGCAAGTTTGTGGATAAATATCCCGGTTCAAAGGATGCCGATGATTTGTTCTACGATATCGCGAATTATCACCTCAAACTCGATCAGCTCGAAGAAGCAAACAATGTGTACGGCGAGTATGCCGTGCGCTTTCCGGATTCGCCGCGCGTGGTGGAAACGTTCTATCGCCGGGGCGAGTATTTTGAATGGAAAGGTTTGCTGCCGCAAGCGCGCGCCGAGTATGAAAAAGCCATGGGCAAAAGCGATGAGTTCCGCAGCCGCGAGATGGATTATAATGATTTCTTTTCCGGCGAAGCGCTGTTTCGCTTAACCGAGCTAAAATTTCGCGATTTCGCCGAAGTTCGTTTCAAGCTGCCAAAAGCGCAGATGGACGCTTCGAAAGACCGCAAGAAGAACTCGCTGATCGACATCGTGAACGGTTATACCCGGGTCGCGAGCTTTGGCACCTTGAGGTTGTATGAAGCCACACATAAAATCGGCGCGGCCTACGAAGAGTTTGCGCAAACCTGGGCGGATCAAGAAATACCGGAAGTCGACGAAAATCGCCGCATTGTCGCAAAAAAAGAAATCAATCAGGCGGCTACAGATTTGTACGAACGTTCGTTGCAATCATACAAGCATGCGGCGCTGGCGCTGGAGCGCCTGGCGAGCCAGTACAATAATCCTCCGGATACGACGGTGCGCAATGCCAAGCTTGCCCTGGAAGACACGACGGTACAAGTTGCGCGGCGCTGGATTCAACGCAGCAAAGACAAGGTGTCGGAAGTGATCTATGATATCGCGGAGTTGAACAGCGCTTCGATGAAGCAGTTGCTCGACGCGCCGACGCCGGAAAACATGGACAAGATCACGGCGCTTGAGTTTCGCAATCAGTTGCTGAGCAAGTTTGTCAAACCGTTGGTGGCGCAGACGATTCAGGCGCATCAACGTAATCTTAAAGAATGTGATTCGCTCGGCATCGAAAGCGCCTGGCTGGATCTCTCCCGCCGGAAAATTATTGAAACCAATAATGCGCTTGCACGCGAATATGTCGGTTTGTCAAAGCGCGCGATGTCGCAATATGCCGGCGATATTGGCACATACAAGAACATGATTGCAACCGCCGATTTCCAGGCTGATGATGTGAAGGAGGAAATGGCGAATTTGATCGATTTTGGGCGTTCGTTTGCCAAAGCGGCGGTGCAATCCTACCTCGAAACCTTGAACAGCGCCAAGCAGGCTGATCTGCATGCCCGCGCGCTGGAAGACACGGAAGATCAATTGCTGAGTTTCGTTTTCAGCCATGCCCGCCAGGTTGATTCGCTGGCGGCCGTTGCAAATGCGGAGCGTCTTGCCTTCGAAGAGAGGCTGCGGCGGGAATCAAAAGATCAATTTCAGGATGCCGTGTTTACGTTCGAAGAAAATAATTTCGCCTTAACCGACAGTAAAAAAGAAATTCTCGAAGCCGGATTTCTTGCGATGCGCGATCATAGCATCGAAAATCCCTGGTCGGAAAAAATCACGTTGACGCTCGTGCGCAGCGACCCGGCGAAATATGCGCAAGAGTTGAATCTTGCCATTGCCGATACGACGATTAAAACTGACGAGACCTGGTCCGTGACGGCGCAATATGCGCGTAATTGGACTGCTATTGATTATGCCGCGGCGCAATGGCAGGCGGCGCAAGCGCTCGAGGCCTCGACGGCATTTAGCGGTTATGATGCCAAGCGCGTGTGGTTGCCCGGCGATCGCCAGGCCGAAGCGCCGCCTGATTCATCGTCCGGCGCGCCGCGGGTTGAAAAGGCAGCAAATGTTTCGAGCGTCAGTCGCAGCAATGTCAAAACCGCCTATTTTCGCAAAGCCTTTGAGTTAAAAGGCCTGCCTGTGTTCGGACAGATTCAGGTGCAAGCCGATGACTCATACAATCTTTTTGTGAATGGCGAATATATTGCGCAAGTCATGAATTCTGCGGCGAACGGCGGTAAAACGAACATCCATGACTTCTCCAACTTCTTGAAAGGCGGCATCAATGTTGTCGCCTTCGAAGTGCGCGATACCGACAATTCCGGTGGCGGGTTGGAGGCGGTCATTTTTCTAAAGACATTGCCGGCCTGGGAAAAACACCAGACGGAAGCGCAGTTGAAGAAGGAACGCTATGAAGAAATGCTCATTTTTGAGCGCGGTATTGTACCCAATTTAAAATGA